From Chryseobacterium sp. H1D6B, a single genomic window includes:
- a CDS encoding Crp/Fnr family transcriptional regulator, whose product MNNKALEICYDFPFFMHEELDEIFQAHEKVMFQKGDFILEEGKTADGYYILEKGLARSFVNDFNGNEVTTHFFAENEIIIEVLSLFQRIPTQENIMCITDCECLKLDYDTFQDLFHKIPNLREWGRSWMSQELFAYKQRSVEMFTLSATKRYLNLLQQKSQVVQYAPLKQIASYLGVTDTSLSRIRKELVSHPKKN is encoded by the coding sequence ATGAATAATAAAGCCTTAGAGATTTGTTATGATTTTCCTTTTTTCATGCATGAAGAGCTTGATGAAATATTTCAGGCTCATGAAAAAGTAATGTTTCAAAAAGGTGATTTTATTCTTGAAGAAGGAAAAACAGCTGACGGCTATTACATTTTGGAAAAAGGTCTGGCAAGATCATTTGTAAATGATTTTAACGGCAATGAAGTAACTACGCATTTCTTCGCGGAGAATGAAATTATTATAGAAGTTTTATCTCTCTTTCAAAGAATTCCTACCCAGGAAAACATCATGTGTATTACAGACTGTGAATGTTTGAAACTGGATTATGATACTTTTCAGGATCTGTTTCACAAAATCCCGAATCTCAGAGAATGGGGAAGATCCTGGATGTCTCAGGAGCTTTTTGCCTACAAACAGCGTTCAGTAGAAATGTTTACGCTTTCTGCTACCAAACGTTATCTTAATCTTTTACAGCAGAAATCTCAAGTGGTGCAGTATGCTCCTTTAAAACAAATTGCTTCCTACCTAGGAGTTACAGACACTTCTTTAAGCAGAATCCGCAAAGAATTGGTTTCCCATCCAAAGAAAAATTAA